The following proteins are encoded in a genomic region of Necator americanus strain Aroian chromosome II, whole genome shotgun sequence:
- a CDS encoding hypothetical protein (NECATOR_CHRII.G6592.T2) has translation MVARLRLGRFNHATKVELGDGYKLIYHGISNRNGVGIIANESFRNSVTAVDRLSDRLMAVKVDTEEVELRVVSAYAPQMGCSEEEKACFWEDLEQYVQSLEGEEVLLIGGDFNGHVGSRKDGFESCHGGYGFGARNDDGL, from the exons atggtggcgagacttcgtctcggcaggttcaaccatgccacaaaggt ggaattaggcgatggctacaagctcatctaccacggcatatcaaatcgcaatggcgttggtatcatagcgaacgagtcgtttagaaatagcgtcacagcggtggatcgactatcggatcgcttgatggctgtaaaagtagatacagaagaagtggaattgcgagtcgtctctgcttatgcgccacagatgggctgtagtgaagaagagaaggcgtgcttttgggaagatctggagcagtacgtccaatccctggaaggcgaagaagtacttctaatcggaggagactttaacggacatgtcggttctcggaaagacgggttcgagagttgtcatggtggatacggttTTGGAGCTCgcaacgacgacgggttgtgA
- a CDS encoding hypothetical protein (NECATOR_CHRII.G6593.T1) — protein sequence MLRRGDRRLLQDSKVIPTDCVAALHHLLVMDLKISRPRKRHPRTETQRIKWWNLKDRKEVFFASVAPSALPHPTRSVEEMWSSISSVIRLTAENTLGKTTLGKPKVQKATWFWNEEVQAVIREKKSKYKLWWRTRQPEDRDAYLAAKREAKKAVSKAKSDRYKAVYDMLDTREGERAVYRLVRARHRSTLDMEHTKIVKGADGAVLRRPGQIQERWREYYNHLCNEEFCHPPIPTVPSVEGPVLPITAVEVSAALAKMKSNKATGPDDIPADVWKLLGDRGSMWLATLFNKIVAEGRTPDVWKSSVTVPVWKGKGDIADCTWYRPI from the coding sequence atgttacgccgaggagatcgccgacttctgcaggattcaaaagtcatccctacagactgTGTCGCTGCCctacaccatctgctcgttatggacttgaaaatctcccgtccaaggaagagacatccaagaactgaaacacagcgcatcaaatggtggaatctgaaagatcgaaaggaggtattttttgcgtccgtggctccatctgcacttccccaccctactcgtagtgtggaggaaatgtggtcgtctatttccagcgttatacgcttgaccgcggagaacactctgggaaagacgactctaggtaagcccaaaGTACAAAAAGccacgtggttttggaacgaggaagttcaggcggtaattcgtgagaagaagtccaagtataagctctggtggaggacacgtcagcctgaagatcgggatgcttacctagcggcgaagagggaggctaagaaggcagtctccaaggcgaagtcggaccgctacaaggctgtgtacgacatgcttgatactagagaaggcgagcgggcagtgtatcgtttagtcagagcgcgacatcgctcaacgttggatatggaacacaccaagatcgttaagggagctgatggagccgtccTGCGCCGCCCTGGTCAGATCcaggagaggtggcgagagtactacaaccacttgtgtaacgaagagttctgtcatcctccgatcccaactgttcccagcgtcgagggtcctgttctaccaattactgccgtcgaagtcagtgctgccctcgcaaaaatgaagtcgaacaaggcaaccggtcctgatgacatacctgctgatgtctggaagctgctaggagatcgagggtcaatgtggctcgcaactctatttaacaagatcgttgcagaaggacggactccagatgTTTGGAAATCTTCCGTGActgtgcctgtctggaaagggaaaggagacattgctgactgcacttgGTACAGGCCTATATGA